The genomic window ttagcatttattaaagttaattgaattaatgttattttacaCATTCTTGGCAGTGACTTCCCCATATACATATTTAGCTCTTTTAAAACCCAGAATTtctatgtttcttttttaaaatagggATTGACTTGGATGAACCTAAATGCTTGACTTATTTTCTCTCCTTCTCAGAAAATAAAAGCAGTTTAggaaatagtataaaacattttttttatgcaagCAATATCAGTAAGAAtactataattaatatttgtaggAATAAAGAAAAACCTCTCACCTATCAAGTTCagatttttgctttaattacTTGTTGAgcaaattgaataatttatataaaaataataacaaaaaaggaaTAGCAGTGTccttaatacaattttttatagaaGCAAATTTTACCTtctggtattttttttctatattattagtTGTATTCACATTAACTTGTACAAACACAGCTtgtgtaatatataatataataatatatatatcgaATCTGCGAAATGGTACATTAAGATGTCTTTCAGTTAGTTGTCTGGTTTGGTGTTGGTGACTTATGTagtttttatctttaagtttATACCAGAATACACAACTGGAGTATAGATATAAGGATCTGATATTAAGAATTTTGGTATCATACAAGAGCGAGGTGGAGTACATACAATCtgtcttttttatagattattttgataatataattttgaacagtttttaagGATTCAAGAGCATTATTGTAGAGTCCACCCTAGGTCACTATACCATAGCATATCAGAGATCCCAAAAATGATTGGTACaacattattaaagtttttttatccaatatatttctaataaggaaaaatttatgaattaagcTTTTGAATTTAGATGTTAAGTTTTGAATGTGTGGggtccattttaattttttgtctattatTATACCTAAATGTTTAGTGATTTctacttcttttataataaagttttgttgttCATCAATAactatttccttaaaatttggccGATTTGCATCTGTTAGAGAAAAGGCAacataaacagtttttaagatatttagggACAATTTATACTTGTTTAACCACATCTTTACCTTCCTCATGCCATTTATGAGTTTTGTTCTTACAAGAGTCCAAGTAACATCCTTAAATACAAGAACTGTGTCATCTGTCATATTAAAATAACACATCACATAATACagaataatatgtattaatatagagatttaatattaaataggtgTGTTTacttcaagaaataaaaaaaaaacgaaattataaaatgtttccTCTTTAGGTGAAGGATCCATGTCAGTTGACGAAAATGATGAATCCCCACACAAAACCAACAAGATGGTTGAACAAAAAATGGCAGCAGCAGGTCTCTGTATAGGTGTAGGAAGTTTCAGTGATCCCAAAGACGTCCCTGGTATGGCCCACTTTCTTGAACACATGGTTTTTATGGGAAGCCAAAAGTACCCCAAAGAAAATCACTTCGATGagtttataaaacaaaatggcggcagCGATAATGCGTCTACAGACGCTGAGACCACGGTGTTTTATTTTGAGTGCCTTGAGAAGCATTTAGAAGAATCCCTTGATATATTTTCTCAGTTCTTTATTGCTCCTTTAATGAAAAAAGAGGCGATGACCAGAGAGAGGGAAGCTATTGAATCTGAATTTCAGATAGCAATGCCTTCTGATGGTTCTAGAAAAGAGCAACTTCTCTGTATGTTGGCGAAGCAAGATTCTCCAGTAAATAGTTTTGCTTGGGGTAATCTTATCACTTTAAGAGATAATATAAAAGATAAGGAACTCTATAAAGGGGTTCATGAGTTTCGTAAAAGACATTACTCAGCCCACAGAATGACACTTGCAATTCAAGCGCGTCTACCTATGGAAGAATTGGAAAGGTACACTCTACAAACATTCACCAAAGtcgaaaataataaacaacCGGCCGATAATTTTGCTTTGGTTCACAAAAATGTGTTTGACACACCAGAATTTAAAAAGATCTACTATGTAATTCCTTCAAAGAATGTATGTCAGGTTGATATTACTTGGGCATTTCCTTCTTTGTTAAATAAGTACAAAAGCAAACCTCAACATATTCTGTCATTCCTAATTGGAGATGAGGGTAAGGGAAGCTTATTgtcttatttaaagaaaaaactttggGTAATAGGTAGTAGGGTGGGTAATACTGAAAGTGGCATAGAACATAATTCACTATACTCCTTGTTCACTGTTAATCTAAATCTAACTGAAGAAGGTTATGATCATGTAAATGATGTTATTGAAGTGGTGTTTTCAtatcttaaaatgttaaaacaaaTTGGCCCACAGGAGAGAATTTTTAAAGAGAGACAATCGATTTCTCAAATGACTTTTAAATTTGCTGATGAAGATAGTCCTGTAGAAATAGTTGAGGACATGTGTGAAGCTATGCAATTTTATCCTTCTACTGATTATATTACAGGTAGTGAGTTGTATTTTGAACATGATCCAGAGAGTATCAAAATGCTTTTGGATGAAATGATACCAGAAAAGGTCAACATAatgcttttaaaacaaaaaagtgaaGAGGAAACTAAGAACTACCTCAAAGAAAAGTGGTTTGGTACTCAATACCTAGCAAAAGATATCCCTGAAAACTGGATGCAACAATGGAAAAATGCCCCAATCATTCCAGAACTTTCCATACCTCCACCCAACAGCTTTATTACTACTGATTTTACTATTTTGCCTGATGTTAAGGATAACCCTGACTATCCCAAGAAAATAATAGAAGATGACTTAATAGAACTTTGGTACAGAAGAGATATGAAATTTAAACTACCAAATGCTTACTATTACTTTCAATTAATAAGCCCTCTTGCAGTTAAAGATGTTCGTCATGTGTGTATGCTGGAAACACTTGTTAATCTGTTGGTCATGGATATTGCAGAAGAAATTTACCCTGCCTCTAGTGCAGACTTAGCTCATGGGTTTATGTCATATGAGAGAGGGCTTGTAGTAAAAGTCTATGGTTTTAATCAGAAATTGCCTGTTTTATTGGATTTGATTGCaaagtatttggtaaatttaagtGACACCATCACAGAAGATATGTTTTTGGCTATAAAAGATAagcttgaaaaaaatcattataataaACTGCTAAAACCCAGTAAACTGGCAAAGGACATAAGGTTAAATTTGCTGGCAAATAATAACTGGCATCCTGTGGATTGCTATAAAGCTATGATTAATATATCATTTGAGGATGTGAAAACATACTGTAAAGAATTCTTTAAGAGTTTGTATGTTAAAGCATTGGTTCAAGGAAATGTAGATGAGACTACAGCTATTAAAACTGTAAaagattttgtaaaaactttaaatttttcaaagctAAGCCAAGAAGAAAGACCTCAATATCAAGTTGTAAGACTTGATAAGGGAGAGAAATGTTGCAGGATGAAAGGATTTAGTGAGAATGATACAAACTCTATCATAACAAATTACTATCAGTCTGACCACTACAATATAGAAAATAGTGTGATTTTGGATCTTATCTTGATGGTGATAGAGGAACCCTTATTTGACATACTTAGAACAAAAGAACAATTAGGATACCATGTCTTCTGTTCAGTTAGAGATACTTTTGGTGTACTTGGATATACTATCACAGTAAATGCCCAGGCTACCAAAGTGACTACTCAATTTGTGGATGAAAGAATAGAAGCATTTCTAATACACACACAATCTCTTCTAGCAAAATTAGATGATATTAGCTTTGAAAATACCAagattaacttaataaaaatgaaacaatgtGTAGATACTTACTTGAAGGAGGAGGTAGATAGGAACTGGTCAGAAATAACTAGCGGAGATTATATATTTGATAGATTGAAGCAAGAAATTGAAGCCATACAAAAGACAGACTTGCAGAAAGTGAAGACCTGGTGGGAGGCTCATAATGCTTTTGGTAATAAAGAAAACTTTAGAAAGTTGACCATTCAGATTGAGGGATATAAGGAAGATGAAACAGAAAGCCcacaatttgaaataaagtttttggaaaatgaTAATGAGGCTTGTGCTAAAGGAGATAgggattattttattaaaaatattgatgaatttaaaagaaatttaaatatattcaatgttaaataaaattaatataaatttcctAATTTGattaagactttaattttttgtttatatagaaATGATTTAGGTAGATCAGAAAATGATCTACTGATAATGAGGGTGTTTTGCTTGGTAATGTAGGTCTATagtcttatttaaattaattgcaaaattaaGATCAAAAGTAGGCAGCACCACAGTTATGTTGGTATTAATTTTCAAGGTTACATGCTTGAGTTATTGAAATTTAATGAGATGCCTCTTTAGGcaaaacatataatattaaaagtaaaaaaaaaggcaCAACtacaattattttgattttaaataataataatatttaataaattccttTCAAAATACAAAACCCCGTAAGGGCATGGAGCAATGTCAACAAGAGAATAAATGACTTAACAATAGCTAGATAAAATTGTTACTCAAGTTAAAAGACTTCACTGATATAAGACTGAATATTcacatctaaaaaattaataaaagaattacatTATACAATTatgataaacaaaaacaattaattctCACAAACTCTTCCACAGAATAGAAtgcatttttgaataaaaaatgttttagggtttattttaaggcattttttggaaggtttctacatttttttgaagatatgaaaaattacatttatgaGTAATTAAATTACTCCTCTTTCTTGTATCATAAGTATGTGTTGGATTCACTAAAGAGATCCTCATAATTTTTGGCAACAAAACACAGTCTAATATATACATTTagattgtattttttcttttataaatataggcTTACATGAAtctctttgtttaattttaaagattgtCCTCCCACATTCCTTTTGAAGAATATTTCTTAACCTAAACTTGCAATTAGAAAAAGTGTTTTTGGAACAAAgatatatcaaatttttaaggtagtgtccaataaaaaaattgaacttaagttattatattatagtatttcttgagtgaaaaaaaaaatatctatggaGACACAATTCTTAGAAATGGCTTGAGAAAGATGATGTATTTTGCTGCAATTTTCACCCTGGAGTGCTACACTTATTTTTACAGCGTAATATGCTACAATGGGGTACAGTTGTACCCCAAATAAAAAAGGGCCTAAAGGAAAATACCTGTGCATATATGtaagtaaaacaaaaacaacGTTAAAAAAGCATTCAAaacatttacttatttttacaaaaaattgttttattttttattctccACAAGTGGGGCATATTCTCTTTTGGTgctgtaaacaaataaattttttgcataCGTTGCAACTAATCCTAGATTTTTGATCGTCACTTCTTAAACAAAATGCACATCGACCTACAGTAGGCTCTGGTTTTGTTGGTGCTTCCActacatcttttttttttagtacattgcAAATAGTTTGCCGGAGTTCACGCCTCAAAGTTGGAGTTTCCAAACGACGCCGACGTTCCATTTGAGGTTTTATTAGATCAAGTGCTAGTTTTTTCAAGAAAGCTCTTCTCTTGGTTACATTCATTTTCATAACTCctgcataataaaataaaccaaagaTGGCAGACAGCCGTGTTAGGATCTTCAGCCTGATTATTGGGTTtcttttttccataatttaatCTTTCAAGTTCTATTTCTTTGTTAGTATATTCtgtaatttgaattaaattttccatGGTAAAACATAACTTCCAAGCTTCTAGCCCTGACTATAGATTCCTTGACTCATTTTTGTTTCCGTGTAAATGTAGAACAAGATTTCTTTTTGGTGTCTGAGGAACTGATTTTCCTTTCACTCCTGACCACTTATACTGATTTTTTCCTTGTAGTTTAGTAGGAACctgtaaaattttaactttggtTTTATACGTGCGTTTTAACTGAGCCAACGGTATATCGTCATCGGATTCATCTTCAAAATCTTAGCAAACTGAAGTGGATGGAATGGCCTCGACATTTTCGGAGGTCCCGTTTTCCTCTGGATCGGCTCTAAAGTCAGGAATAATTAGGTCTTCCTTGTCGCTATCACTCGGAGAGTCGTCTAACTCAGAATCATAGAGGATACAATGTATTTCATTGATATCATTTGGATTTGTCAAATCGAAACACTTTTGTTGAGAAGCCATTTTGTGtcttctaaaaagaaaataattataactaattaaaatatatattttacaattttattttataaatttcagtaacttatcaaaaatatatacttacatGCAAACgcaaaaaactataataatctGCTACACTGGGGTACACCTGTACCCCTGCTACTAAATATCTCAAGAATAAGAAAAGCACTGCGCGACACTAATACCACACATGAACTGACTGCTCATAGAAATAAACTACCTAAAAGGCCACGCCTGCAGCGCTACCTATTTTTAATAGGGGTTAAAAGTATATGTTTAATTAAACAAatccaaaattaattaatataaggaGGTTGCAACTAATTCCATAAATTAACTAGATTCCCTTGTTAATAATATAAGCTGAAGAAAAATCATTATCATAGATATATGTACAAGCAGGTTCATCAATGGATCTTTAATAGATTGTTCTCCattttgactaatttttttatgttattgcTTTAGTATaccatcaaatattttagagGGAATCAGTGTTAATTGAATTGAAGACTTAAATGTTTAATTGAATTAGTGCATACAGAAAgagcctttaaaaaatttttatcatttaaactacctttttttttattaagatgcCCATTCATATAATTAATGGGCATATATACTATTTAATTATACTGATGAATGCTTAAGTGATACAGGAAGATTTCCCATGCTTATTTCATTCCAACTTTGCAGCTTTTATAGTTTTACACAGAAAATGTATACTTACCCCATATTCTGGCTTAAAAAATCCTTGTTTCTCCCACCAACTATACCATGCAGCCTCAACATACTTGGGGCTGTAAGAGTCAGGTAACCCTTGGCTGACATCTTTCTTGGAGCCTTCCCGAGTAATAATGTCATAGGTTGCTGCTCCTTTAACctcctttttcttttcttttttctagaaaaatgaGAAAGGGacttgcttttatttttaattgtttaaattgttgTACTTCTAAACCTATATACACGATACCGAATCATTAGCATATGCTTACCTCAGCCTCTTTTTTGGGTGCAGTGTTCTGTTGTTTTTCTAATTTCTGCTTGAGTTTGTCTAGTTTAGCCTGTTTTTTGGCTTCTTTCTCAAGTTGTTTTGCGGTTTTTACGGGCTCTTCAACCCCATTTTGGGATACGGTTTGACCTTCATCAGCCATTGTTTCTATAGTaaaagaaaatgtgaaaaaacttttacttttttattaaagttcttGACTACACGGGGTTTTATTATGACATTGCATCATctaacataacctcaaaaaaatcGTATTCTTCTCCATGGATTTTCTGCTGATATTTATGGCCTTTAACATAAAGGGTAATGGAAATCAATAGATTTTGTTGCGGGGCAAACATCATTTATATGttgaatatgttttattttagcttATTACTATGCTCCTcattgcttttttttgtatttatggtCTGATTTGACTCTTTAAACTCATGTTCCGCTTTTAGTCAGATTTAAGAACTTTATTTTATATGGCAACAGTGTCAC from Anthonomus grandis grandis chromosome 13, icAntGran1.3, whole genome shotgun sequence includes these protein-coding regions:
- the LOC126744097 gene encoding nardilysin, with translation MLFGRKLYNHFSRLLTNYPKFIMKKSLKTSGTIGKNPRPTSDQGNNRKSQLSDLKKYTVLPTPVKSDSDQKEYKVIQLSNGLVACLISDKSPILPCENSDIEYDESSSEGSDSESDGSESEGSMSVDENDESPHKTNKMVEQKMAAAGLCIGVGSFSDPKDVPGMAHFLEHMVFMGSQKYPKENHFDEFIKQNGGSDNASTDAETTVFYFECLEKHLEESLDIFSQFFIAPLMKKEAMTREREAIESEFQIAMPSDGSRKEQLLCMLAKQDSPVNSFAWGNLITLRDNIKDKELYKGVHEFRKRHYSAHRMTLAIQARLPMEELERYTLQTFTKVENNKQPADNFALVHKNVFDTPEFKKIYYVIPSKNVCQVDITWAFPSLLNKYKSKPQHILSFLIGDEGKGSLLSYLKKKLWVIGSRVGNTESGIEHNSLYSLFTVNLNLTEEGYDHVNDVIEVVFSYLKMLKQIGPQERIFKERQSISQMTFKFADEDSPVEIVEDMCEAMQFYPSTDYITGSELYFEHDPESIKMLLDEMIPEKVNIMLLKQKSEEETKNYLKEKWFGTQYLAKDIPENWMQQWKNAPIIPELSIPPPNSFITTDFTILPDVKDNPDYPKKIIEDDLIELWYRRDMKFKLPNAYYYFQLISPLAVKDVRHVCMLETLVNLLVMDIAEEIYPASSADLAHGFMSYERGLVVKVYGFNQKLPVLLDLIAKYLVNLSDTITEDMFLAIKDKLEKNHYNKLLKPSKLAKDIRLNLLANNNWHPVDCYKAMINISFEDVKTYCKEFFKSLYVKALVQGNVDETTAIKTVKDFVKTLNFSKLSQEERPQYQVVRLDKGEKCCRMKGFSENDTNSIITNYYQSDHYNIENSVILDLILMVIEEPLFDILRTKEQLGYHVFCSVRDTFGVLGYTITVNAQATKVTTQFVDERIEAFLIHTQSLLAKLDDISFENTKINLIKMKQCVDTYLKEEVDRNWSEITSGDYIFDRLKQEIEAIQKTDLQKVKTWWEAHNAFGNKENFRKLTIQIEGYKEDETESPQFEIKFLENDNEACAKGDRDYFIKNIDEFKRNLNIFNVK